A region of the Carya illinoinensis cultivar Pawnee chromosome 16, C.illinoinensisPawnee_v1, whole genome shotgun sequence genome:
TCTCCAGGTTTCTGAGAAGAAAGCAAAGGAGTGGTGTGCTTCAAAAGGCAACATCCCTTACTTTGAGACATCAGCAAAAGAGGATTATAATGTTGATCCTGCATTCTTCAGTATTGGCAAGACCGCACTAGCCAATGAGCGTGACCAGGACATGTAAGTTTTTTCTGAATGTTGATATCTTTTTTGGATTGGCTTGgtgttataaatttaatttctacCTAGCTAACGGCTAATGGTTTTTGGTCCCTGCTCTGTTCTTTTATACCAGTTCATAGTTTGTATTATGGTGCAATAGAGCATggtatttttgtcattttatagattttttgaaATGTGAATCCCAACTCACAGATGTAACCGAATGCGTCATGCATTTCTTTCTGCTCATGggtattatattataaattcattCAGATTTTGGAGCGGCCTATGAGATGCATGggtggcctttttttttttgacaaacaTTTGTGTATTTTTAATTGCAGATATTTCCAGGGTATACCTGAGGTTGCTTCAGAGGCGGAGCAAAGTGGTGGTTGTGCGTGCTGATCTGAGATCTCAAATAATCTGACGGACCTAGTATCGTTTTGTGTTCTGATTTATTGGTTCTTGTGATTCGtctattttctgttttgtttttggataCAACCTGTTTACTGAGTTCTTGctagttcatgttcatgctcGAATGTGATCATTTCCATTTCGGGAAGGGATAGTCTTGTAGAAACCTATCTTGGATTGATTCACCACGAGTTGTTTATGCATAGATTAGGAAATGAATGCTCCATTTGTGGTAATGAAACTGCCATACTAAATTTTGCGGTATAGCAACCTTTTGTGGTTGGCATTGAAGCAGAGCTTGTTCGACACTTCGACGAACATGGAATACCCGAAATGATACCATTACTAGCTTTTACTAGCCATGTAAACTTGAAGGGTAAATAAGGCAGCAAGCTTTTCTCAGGACGCAAATTTTACCGACCTCTGGCACTTGGGTCTCACGAGAAGGTGGGATTTGTATGGTAAAAACTGGTATGGATGCTCATGTCCTAAGGTAAGAGTATGCATTAATTTGACAAAATATATAATCATAACTGAGCAGGAGTCGATGGATGCATTGCAGTATGGCAACCAGTTCATCCATCTCTTTAAAACCCAGAAAAAGCTGTATCTGGAGTTTTCAAACCAAACTCGCAAAGAATCACATTACATGGATAAAAAGCATATATTAAGTTGTATTAATCTTTTACAAGCTCTCATCGTGCAAGTTCCttgaaaagaaagaatataaattatatatatattgcctgAACGTTGAGTCAGGCTTTGGTGCCCTAATAACACCggagaatgaaaggaaaagcTTCAAACCGGACATGTGTGAATTTGAATTTGTATTTCCAGAGGAGAGGAGAAACAGAGTTGAGAGGAAGATGCATACGGGTGAATTTATTACGTACAAGCATTTCTATTCATCCTTTGCTAGAAACCGTACGTGTCGGGCATTTGTTAGAGGGTGTAAATCGAACTTTATCACCACATCGAGCCCCTAGAGTTTCCCGAGAATGAAATGCAAAATGTCCattgattataaattatttttctattttcaaataATGCACTTTATGCTTTATGTTGTCAATATTCCTCCTATTATCGTAATCATATTATCTTATCATTGATTAtcgagagagaagaaaaataagtaatCAGCATAAAAGGAATATAAATCattttagaaagaattaaacatcatttttttaaaatgaagtctattaaaatttttatttttttatataaatttatatttatttattttttaaaaaaatacattacttgtacgcaaatatcatttctattaataaaaaaaataatgtcatatatagtataaacgTCGTACagttatttcaataaaaataaaatttattattaaaaaattaattttttatttaaattttaaatttatttatttttaaaaaaataattatatgatatttgccGAATTATAATTCTAAATCACAACTgtagttattatttttctaacttaaaaaaaaatcgtaTTATTTACCTGTAATATGAATGGGGGACGTGGTGCACTCGTGTCCATGCTTTTTAACGGCGACTGGGGAGATTTAACCATCCCACGAACTTCAGAGTCGACTCGCGCGCGCTTCCTTTTCTGCTCTGCGACTCTTCGGAAAAAGCAATGGCGAATTTATTGGTTACTGGGCTAAGAACTCTCTTCGCCGTGTTGTGCTGTGCTATGGTGGCCACTCTCATCGTCACCATCTTCGTCGATGGTCTTCCTTTTCGCAAAGAGCTCCTTACCccgtactctctctctctctgtgtctctcgTTATCTCAATATATTGGCCATAACTCGTAGTGAAGTGGAGAAGGAACACTGGCTTTTTGATCCCTCCCTCATGCTAACGTTTTTGCTATGGTTGGCCTCTAAGGTTTCTAGATTGGGCTCTTGGCTTCTCATTATAAGATAATCCCAAACATTATAGCAACATCTTCTTGTTTAATCAACTCTTCATACGCCGGATTCCCGATAGTTTCAAGTTGTCACTTTTGCTACTGCCAGTTTAACAGgttttatttatagatttttccTCGAGAAGACTAAAATTGATATGTGCTTTTCATATGTATGCATCTTACATGTGTGTAAGATCATCATggaatatatttagtttgttcTGTTTTCTTCATTGCTACTAGTTctttaatgaaatatatataagtattaaatcATAATCATGTATTGGAGCAAGAAATTACGAAATAAAGAGacgattttttgaaatttaattcAGGTGGATGGCAGCAACCTTGGTCGACTTCTATATCAACGTTATAACTTTGGCGGTATGTTTACcacatctttctttaaaaaatattttattgaaaacgcAGTATCTgtttattttagatattttttcttgaagttcCAACTGAGAGCTTGAACAGAAttacaacaaagaaaaaatcgTTGAGTTTGGTAAGAAGTATGTTGAAGTTTCTAATGGGAGCAAAATTAGTAAAAACCATCAAATTTCATTAGTGATTTTAATAAGAGTGATGGAACGTTACCTGTCTAGAGCTTTCTGGGAAATATCTCTCAGTTGCTTTTTTTTATTCTGGATATTGCACATGGTTGATTTAGTAGAGGAGGATTAAAATTGGTGCTATCCTAGTTGTACTTCTGACATCTGACATCTGATGGTGTGGATATGAACTTTGCTTAATCAATTTATCTTGTTTCACCTTGGTTTAAATTTGCCAATTCATCTCCTGGTTTATTGATTCTGTTCATCACTCGCTGCAAATTGTTTTCTTGGTTTCGAATTGGTACCCTGGGGTTTTCCTCCAATGGTTGCAGATACTGAAGTTTGTGGAGGATTCGAGGGCGAGACCTCTAAGTCAGAAATAGTGGATTGGATCGTGcatttattgtttttttgcTATGTCCTCTCAGTTTAGTCATCAATCCCAAATATGCAGAGTGCATAATCTGACTGATAGCTTAGATTCCTATTTGTAGTTGAAGGAAATTGTCTTACCTAGAATTCTCAGGTAATCAGGTAATTTTGCttcttgaataaaaatttatttgaactaATGCACTTATCTACCATATCAGGTATGGATTCTCTACAAGGAATCGACCTGGCTCTGTGCAATACTCTGGATAATCCTGCTAGTATGCTTTGGCAGGTATCTTTATTGTCTTCGTTTAAATCTGATGAAGATTACTCtttgtttagaaaaaatataccGTGGGGAGTCTACCTATCTCAGGAAGGTCTATTGACATGAATTCTGTTTTCAAGAGTCCAAAGAAATGACGTTGAGCCTCAAATTTACATTATCATGTTATTTGGACCGCTTCATTTATGCAAGAATTTTGTTCGCTTTGTGGTTTTGAAGTGTTTCGTTTAATTTTTATGGTATTTTTTTAACGAGAACTGCAGATTCAGGCTcattatttctctttcaaaatttattgataTTTCTTGGTTTGCTATCTAAGGCGAAAGTTGGGAATGAGCCTTTGAGTCCTTTTGCAAATTTAAAGGTTTTAAGTTGTTTACATGTCTTCAGCATTATTATTGAAGTATCAAACTTGTAAATGAGCTCGTGACCatcaattatataattttcatggaACTTACACTCTTGTAATGGAATTCCAGCGGTTATAGTGTCATCCAAGTCATTGTCAGCACAAATGGGATGGCTGATCATTCATTGTATAGAGTTTTTATGATCTCTCATTTTTCCGCAATTTGGTTgttaaattttctttctttatttttgcttttcaGCATTACTACATGTGCCTACATTCTTATGCAATTTCTCAAGTTGTCGTCTCAAGAATCTTTACAAGATCCCATGTATTATGTTCTGTTGCGGCATACAGACAAGTATgtatactaaactattagtgtgtgtgtgtttgtgtgtaaatatagatagatatataatattttgtcCGCAGGTATATGTACCTACGCACTAGTGCCACAAAGAAATGGTAGGTTATACCATCAGTTTTAAGCTTGTTGCCTATGTTTGAGTTAGTAGTTATTTCACTTTCTTTTCTAGTTTGGGGTGGGATCGGAGATAGTTTTTAGTATCATTAActggatttgaaaatgttgtatttTCTCCCATTATAATCGGAAGGTCGGGATTAGAGAACTAAGTACCTTTAATCAAATATTgttggggaaatggttgtggcagTATGATGCGGAGAGGGATCATCTTTGAGAAGTGTAATTGGTGCAAGCTATGGGAATTTATGGGAAGGTAGATGGCAGATTTGGTAAAGAGGCTTGTGGGTGCAATCAATAAAGAAGCATTAGGGCTAGTTGAGGGAGGTCTAAAGTTTATTAAATTTGCGGGAAAGGATGATAGGGGGATCGACTTTGAAAGGTATGTGCTATGAGATGCTGAGCCAAATGATTTATTTCCATGCTTTGTTTCTTATGGCCAAGTATTGGGATGCTTAGCAGCCAGTTTTATATGGTCTTTCTATTGCTAAAGGATTCTGCCATGTAATCCTAGGTGTTGTTAGGATATGTGCTCAAATCAGTCACTCTTTTTAATATCCTACATTCGATTCTTCTATCCTCGTTCAACTGTAGTGATGAATTTGATGTTCGTTCTTTTTTAGGATATTTAGAGGGTGTATAGTGATTTCCTTGGATGAGAATCTGGCATATAAAAGTACCCAGAGAAGTTGATCTGGAAAAGATCCTAATGTGGATAATCTCAATTCTCATCAAGAGGAATTTTACTTTGGTGGAAAGGCATAACATGTGTAAACCAAGTAGTGGGTCACCATATCATTTTCTGCTTAATTGTCTTATGGGAGAGATTTATGGTCTttggtcttcattttatgtggaGTTCAATGGTGATTAAACCAAGTAGTGAGTCACTATATCATTTGCCGCTCAATTGTTTAATGTGAGAGTTTTatggtctttttttattttgagaaaagtAAGGAGAGTTTTATGGTCATTTGTCTTCGCTTTATTTGGAGTTCAATGGTGATGCCAAAGAAGGTTGTTGATGTTCTTTTTAGTTGGGAAGTAAGTTTGAGAGACAAAATAGTTACTTTTATATGGAtcctttccctctctttttcgTTTGCAGAGAGAGGAATAACCTTGTCAATCTTTCAATGGTTGAATGAAAATCACTATTGGAGAGTGTTGTATGATTGGACAGTTATCTTTGGTAGTATTCCCAcctccttttcttttgaaatttacaTTGTTGTTTTCAGTTCATACTTTTGTAAATACCACGTTTACTTGAGTTGTTCTCTTCTCTAATAAACGTTCATTATCTATAAAAGGAAGGACATTTTATATGTAATCTGTGAGTAATAGCTGTAATGTAATcttctggattttttttttcaatgaagaaaatgtAATTGCATATTTCAGTAAACACGTTTATTTTTGGGTTGCCTATCTACTTCTCTCATAATGTTTGctttattttgaaaacactCATTGCATAGGGTTAACATGGAGCAAAAGAGGAAGCACTCTTCTGTTGTGACTCTAAGAATCCTTTTTGTTGCTTTGGGTTGTTTGATGACGGGAACTTTGCTTTATACTCTCTTGACTGATGGTTCTCCTTTCCGCAAAGAGCTTTTCACTCCGTAAGTTCTATTTTCATCATTATCATTGAATAACAGTTCCACATTAATAGTTTAttccacaaaaaataattttggtaTGAAAGTCAAGAGAAGATAACTCTTTGATGTGTTGTATCATGCTTTTTACATTATGTCGAGAATGTGTGATGTTACCTAAAAAATACAGGTGAGCAAGCCGTTGGGTTAAAATTTACCTGATAGAATTGTATGTTTTTACATTCCTTGGGGCATGTGTAAGTACCTGTTTATTGTAATGTTATGGCCCTCAcataaaaaacttttatttttgcctttaattttgctttttttattttgtttttgtttggtcAATTCTCAGGCTATGATgtctttgttgttgttgttccaTAAGTATGAAACTTCTAGGGCTTTTGTTAACAGAACTCCAAATTGGCAGTTTTAAAAAAGTGGTAAATTAAGTAGTATTCATGCTAGTCATTTTCACTAGCTGAAGCCACTTCTTGCGGTTGGATATTAAGATGCACTAGTAAATGTGTATTTCACCTACTGCATAGATTGCTGTTGCACATTTTGAAGGTTGAAGGTAGGGTACGACACCTAGCACTAGATATGATAATTTCAGGGCAAATAAATGGGTCTGGTCACTCACCACGTTGTTCTTGGAGGCAGACGCTGTTTGCTAAAGCTACTTTCTACTTTTGCATTTGCTATTTGTACATGAGTGAGCACATAACATGTCCCCTCTTCAAGTTTCTGTTTGTGAAGGTCATTTATCTGTAATATGAATGaaatgattttgataaatgTTTGCAGGTGGATGCTAGCAACACTTATCGACTTCTATATCAATGTTGTGGCTTTATCAGTATGTCCCTAGTGCCTTCATCTTTGCAGTTTTGTTGCTATTTGCAAGCATCTAATGTCACCATTAACTTGTGAGGAACAGATAGAAAGTCAAAAAGTAACTGTGGATGGAAACTTTCATCTTGCTAGCGGGCATCCTATGATTTTTATGCTGGGGTCCTAGAATCAGCTTTAAGAACTGAAGATGGATAAATCCATGATAATTTGGGCATCACTTGGGTCAGTTTCTAGAAAGTAcctaataaaagaaatattggaTTCTAAGGTATAGTTTGgactttatcttttcttttggaAGCAAACAGTAGGCTATGCATATGGGGTGCTCCTACGGATGAGCTTTTTGAAGTATTAATGTATTCCAGGTATATCTGGCCAAAAAGAGGTCTCAAGAATagaaatttcttttcttcttcagtTGTGGATGGTTGAACATTCTCCTGAAAACTTTCTTCTAACACGATCCAAAGAAAAATAGGATAGTAAAATCCTCATAATGTTCACTGAAGGTAAAATAATCTTAAGCTGCTCAAGTGATTGATTATGATTGCTATGACTCATAACCCTGTTCCCTGATTTCAACTCCTCTAGTTAATTCTTATAGAGAAAAACTTTCTAGTTGAACTTGTATTTCAAATTTCTGCTTCCTAAAACTGAGCATAGATTTGATCCTTAACAGTTGCAATCAGGTGTTCATGAGAGCACCATAAAGGTGAAAAGGATCCCCATAACAATGATGCATAAGCTCAAAGTGAACTTACATGTGTGTTTTTAGCCCCTTGCAAAAATGTACTTTTTGTTGCTTCTGCTGTTGGTTGAACATGGACCTCTGCTCAGCTTATCTTACTGACTTGGACTGCCAAATTAAGACATTAAGAATGTCAAGAGGATGAATCGGGTCTATTCTATTTTGCTTTGTGATGagattcttcaaatttaaaatcatatttttcttcttttcttcgtTTGTCTTTTTAAAGTGAGATGATGAAATGTAACCATATGTGAAGGAAGATTTACCTTGAGAAGTGTCTTACATGTTTGGCTTTTTAATATCAtcattatgttttcttttttgaataatcAAGATATTCATACTTCCGTGTTAAATATCAGGTTTGGGTTTACTACAAGGAATCAAATTGGATTAGTGCCATCATTTGGATAATTCTATTGATATCTTTTGGCAGGTAATTTTTCACTCCTGATTTCAAATGTTAGCCGTGCTTTGATTTTTCTACTTATGGAAACATGCAATTTGATGAGGTTTGTAATGTTATGATACTGTCTATGATGACTACTAAATGGAACCTTATTGACCGAAATGCCTCATACAACTTAATATGAGGATTTTCTGAcattaaaatgtaaaattttcTATTAAGCTATGTAAATTGCAAAGGTAAAATCTTGGAATTTCCTGATATAAAAATGCATCTATATGAGAACATTTTTCGCTTGTACTTTGGTCATAATATGTTCATCGATTGGATTCTAACCAGTAACTAACTAGTGCTATTTTATGTGCTACATTTATATTTCCAGAACTGCTCGTCTCTATGCCTCCAACATGGCATTTGTTGAAAGTAATGGTTTTTGacatctatttttttgtttatgacTCTGTTTTTTAGACAATTGTATTCATTTTTCCAGCATTCATGGTTATTATATGGAAAATATTATATGCCATGCCTTCATTTCTCTCGCATCCCATGTTATTGACGTGGTATTGCCCATCAAAACCCTTATTTAAAAACATAAGCTGATCTAAGGGTTTATGTAGTATATGGCATAGATCGTATTATATACCTTAATTATTACAAACTGCAGTCCAAATTATTGATGTATCCTTTTTAAGGACATAGATATCATACAGCATTTTACCGGACCGGCTAAGAATCTATATATTAGTCTATTAAATCCACATTGCATCTTCCGACCTCTGTTTTTACTAAATTTTTACATGCTGAATTTTTATATTGCCAGTTGCCCAGTGCATTCTTGTTCCCTTGCACTTTTGCTGAGACTCATTCTTGTTTTTGACTACGTATGGATGTGAATGGATGGATGTTTCAGTTTTAGGCTTTCACAAACATCACAGATTGTTCCTTTACTAAAGCTTTTAACAGCATGGACAAGAACTCACTTGTCTTATGACAGTACAAATCTTACAAGTGGACAAGAAAAATATAGCTCATATTAAGATATAAAGGgtgaagttttttcttttggcaCATCTTTTCTATGTTATCGTTTTGAGCGTCCATGCTATCCTAACACCAGCATGGGGCATAAATTTGTTCCTGGTGTTTCAATGTATTTTGAATTCGTTACTAATATGTTTTTCTCCCGTATTTTAGTATTACTACATGTGTCTACATTGCTTGGAAGCTGTTTCAGCTCAGCCCCCAAGATCCAGCATACCTTGTTTTATTGAGTAGTGGCAGCAGGCAAGTCTAATCACATGTTTGACTTTTGAGTCGTAGTTCTACATGCAAATAAGACAGGCCGATCAGGTTTAAAACAGTTAAATCACCATTTGTCCAATAAGTTTTGAATTTATACATGAATAacgtattattttattttattttattttttcctttctggTCTCTGAATTGATAAATTATTGTCGTTGTGTTTGTGCATGTTAGGGCAGAAAGCAGGTATAATGGACTTCATGCTGAGACAGTGCAACACTAAGTATTGATAACCAAGAAGGTTTTGAACCCCATcagaatgcacaaaaataaaaaatgactgAGCAGAACTTTGTTGTTGAATCTTGGTGATCTATTTAAAGCTGTGAAACAAGTCCCTTATTTTTCATACATAGTTACATTTTCCGAGTTCTTAATTGACTCCTCTCATACAGAACAAAATTCACCAGGTGTACATCTTATTTTCAGTAGCAATGATGGTAATGAGAAGTCATTAAACTCATGGGTTACAGttcatatctttttatttagaTCTACTCGAGGTACTTTTAGATACATAAAGCAAATACTCCATATCTAGGAGACGTCCACTTAATTgatcatatttaatttattctcaTTCGATTTGTCAAAATTTAAGAGCTGAATCGGCGATGAACCCTTACAAGGCGGCAAGTAAGGAGGTGGTTCACGGATACTTGTCTCAGGTGTGCCACCATTTCTCACTATAAAGACAGTGTTCATACCCCAACTTAGATGTCTATCCAAATGACAGTGCCATAGCCATACTCCTGCAATAATTTATCCATTCACAATCGAGTTATGATTTACTTTCCATACCATGTAAACCCTTTATTAAAAACTTGGCCTTTAAGATTGTGTCATGTTACGTATTTTCATCAAATCAACTTACGTTTCGAGTAAGTGTATCAAGTGACAAAGTTTGTGTAGCCTTGAGGTCACATTGTAAAGAAATTGCAAGAGGTACCTTTGTGAGAGAAAACCAATTAAGAAACATACCAGGATTACTTGCTTTGAATCTAAGAGCAACCCATCCATTCTTAGGCAAGGAAACGGTATTCATCTTAGGCGGGTCAACCAAATTGTAGCATTTTGGGTCAGTCTCAGTATCAAAGTTGCCACCTCCTGAGCCAACCACATAAAAGGTGTAGCCATGTAGGTGCATTGGATGATCCTCCAATGCATCAAACACATTGGTGCCCTGAAACACTATCTCCACCTCTTCATTATAATCAAGCATCTTCACCTTGGTTCCTTGGACGGTATCGGTGGCATTGTCAGGTACATCCAAAGCTGTGAAGTTGAAAAAACTAGGTGGGAAATCTGGAAAATCTGTGGTGTAAAACCCACTCAAGTTCCTGGAATGAACGTTGACTTGTGTAATTAACATCCAATGTAAACATTAATGCAGTAGGATTACAATATTACAAGCTACTGATTTCCCCCCCCCAACAAACCACTTCCATTGAAGTTTTTCCCTCGTTGGCTTGTGGAAGAAAAAGTGATGACAAAGATGatccaaatataaaaaagagGTACCTGTAGTAGGCAAGCAGTACATCTGTATCTTGGTTAATCCAGCTGACGTTGTTTAAGGCAGAAGAAAGTGCCCTTTTTGAGACTCCCTCATAGTCAAAGACAACATTGTTCATCGTAACTGTGATATACATTCTAGTAGTGATGTTTATGGGGATATTAACGGGATGGTCTTGGTCTGCTAAACTACTAAGACGGTTGGTGAAGTTCAATGCAGATTTGATGTCCTGGTATGTTTTAAGACTGCTAGGGAAAATTGGTGTTGATGAGGAAGTACTGTAATTGCCTGAATATTCAAGAATTGCAGTGGCATTTGTTTGATCATAATCTGTGACATCCGGCCTGACACTGTCAAACTGTCTAGCAGCAATGTAATATCGGCCAAGAGGCTGATTTGCTTTGACCAAAATGTCCATTGTTTGTCCCGGGGCAATCATCACAAAATCAGTGACAACAGGTTTCAGGTATGATCCATCCAATCCTACCACCGTGAGGCTGTGTTGAGCAATAGCAAAATAGAGCTCTGCGCTCATGGCTGCATTCACCAAGCGAAGCAGATAAGTCTTGCCGTAATCCACTTGCCATTTGTATGTACTTTCTGCAACACAACATTAACAATGACTGCATTTATGTATTATAGCAGAAGGCATGGACAGTGTGTATTAATTTTCCATGCACGTACGGTTAGAGCAAGGGAGGAAATCACCCGGTTGGCCATTGATGATATAAGAATTGGAGCCAGGAGTGTCTCCCCCAGCTTCGAGGTCCTCTGCAACTTCCTCGTTCACGTCACCCGTATACCAAGATCCTGCAATATGCAATCATATCCATCCTGTCAAACAACATTTGCATGTAGAGAGCAGAGAGAGCATGTGTGCACAAACAGACACATGAAGAACAATGAATTTACTGTTTTACATATGTCTCTGTCTGGCCATGTCCATGCGCATGCGCATGCGCAAATCATCTTTTATTTGTGATAAGAAAAGATCATAATTTGGTTACTTACCGAGAACGACAATTTCTTCAGCATCTGGCTGGGGAAAGGGGAAACCTGTGTCGTTGGATGGCAAAACTACAATAGCACCATGGACACCAGCTCGGGTCCAATCACTATGTGCATGCCACCAAAGGGTGCCTTCCTCATCTGAAATTATGATTTCATAAGTAAAATTGGTTGATGGCTCTATTGGACATTGTGTTATGTACTCTGGACCATCCGACCATGGATTCCTTGGTTGATGTACTCCATGCCTGTttttcaactaattaattaatcgagaatattttaactataaagaaattatacaaaagtaaatttacaaattgacgtgattttatgtgaatttacaaactgacgtgattttatgtgaagttacttttattataaaat
Encoded here:
- the LOC122299239 gene encoding putative laccase-9, which encodes MALTSGFLVVLLLICWMDHGLAQANTIHYYDFVLKETNFTRLCSSKSMLVVNESLPGPVIRVTKGDTVYVNVHNQGSYGVTIHWHGVHQPRNPWSDGPEYITQCPIEPSTNFTYEIIISDEEGTLWWHAHSDWTRAGVHGAIVVLPSNDTGFPFPQPDAEEIVVLGSWYTGDVNEEVAEDLEAGGDTPGSNSYIINGQPGDFLPCSNQSTYKWQVDYGKTYLLRLVNAAMSAELYFAIAQHSLTVVGLDGSYLKPVVTDFVMIAPGQTMDILVKANQPLGRYYIAARQFDSVRPDVTDYDQTNATAILEYSGNYSTSSSTPIFPSSLKTYQDIKSALNFTNRLSSLADQDHPVNIPINITTRMYITVTMNNVVFDYEGVSKRALSSALNNVSWINQDTDVLLAYYRNLSGFYTTDFPDFPPSFFNFTALDVPDNATDTVQGTKVKMLDYNEEVEIVFQGTNVFDALEDHPMHLHGYTFYVVGSGGGNFDTETDPKCYNLVDPPKMNTVSLPKNGWVALRFKASNPGVWLWHCHLDRHLSWGMNTVFIVRNGGTPETSIREPPPYLPPCKGSSPIQLLNFDKSNENKLNMIN
- the LOC122299238 gene encoding uncharacterized protein LOC122299238 isoform X1, with protein sequence MANLLVTGLRTLFAVLCCAMVATLIVTIFVDGLPFRKELLTPWMAATLVDFYINVITLAVWILYKESTWLCAILWIILLVCFGSITTCAYILMQFLKLSSQESLQDPMYYVLLRHTDKVNMEQKRKHSSVVTLRILFVALGCLMTGTLLYTLLTDGSPFRKELFTPWMLATLIDFYINVVALSVWVYYKESNWISAIIWIILLISFGSITTCVYIAWKLFQLSPQDPAYLVLLSSGSRAESRYNGLHAETVQH
- the LOC122299238 gene encoding uncharacterized protein LOC122299238 isoform X2, yielding MANLLVTGLRTLFAVLCCAMVATLIVTIFVDGLPFRKELLTPWMAATLVDFYINVITLAVWILYKESTWLCAILWIILLVCFGSITTCAYILMQFLKLSSQESLQDPMYYVLLRHTDKVNMEQKRKHSSVVTLRILFVALGCLMTGTLLYTLLTDGSPFRKELFTPWMLATLIDFYINVVALSVWVYYKESNWISAIIWIILLISFGSITTCVYIAWKLFQLSPQDPAYLVLLSSGSRKQV